From the genome of Tsukamurella pulmonis:
GGCCGGCAGAGTGTTCCAGGGCGCCTGCGCGGCGATGATCGTCCCCCAGGTCACCGCGATGGTCAAGCAGATCCTGCCGGGCTCGTGGCGCGCCCGCGCGCTCTCGGCCGTGAGCGCCACGTCCGTCGCGGCCATCCTGCTCGGCCCCCTCGTCGGCGGCGGTCTGCTCGCGATCGACGCGTTCGGGATCGGCTGGCGGGCCGTGTTCTACGTCAACGTGCCGATCGGCGTCCTCGCCGTCGTGGTGCTCCTGGCGGCGCCGTTCCCGGCGCGCCCGCGGGCCGAGGACGGCGCCGATCCCCTGGACTGGGTGGGGCTCGCCCTGATGGTGGTCGCGATCACCGTTGCGCTGCTCGCGTTCTCGGGGCAGGCAGGCACGACGGAGCTGGTACTGTTCGCGACGCTGGCGGTGGCGGGCAGCGGCTTCCTGGCCTGGGAGCGGCATCTGCTGCGCAGCGGGTCCGCGCTGCGGCCGATCGTCGATCCGGACCTGTTCGCGAGCCCCAACTTCCGCTGGGGCGTGATCATCCAGCTCTTCGGGCAGGCCGCGATCGGCGGCTTCTACCTGTGTTTCACCCTGTACCTGCAGGACGGCCTGGAGCTGCCACCGCTCCGCGCGGGCGCGCTGCTCGTCCCCGCCGGGTGCGGCGCCCTCGGCGGCATCGCCCTGGGCATGGTGCTGGCGCGGGTGCCGGCGCGCCTGCTCATCATCGCGGGCGTGAGCGCCACGGCGGTGGGCTTCTCGGCGATGTTCGCGAGCATGGTCGCGGGCCTGGACGGTTCGCTGCCGCTGGTGATCACCTCGACGGTGGCCGCGGCCGGCCTCGGGCTGTGCGCGGCTCCCGCGCTCGGCGTGGTGCTCACCGACATCCCGGGGGCCCGCGCCGCCACCGCCACGGCGGTCTTCGCGGTGTGCCAGCAGACCGGCTCCGCGCTGGGGACCGGTGTGCTCGGCACGCTGTACGCGCGGATGAGCGAGGGCGGTTCCGCCCGCACCGCGTTCAGCGCGACCGTCCTGCTGTGCGCGGTCCTCACCGCCCTGTGCGCGGTGTTCGCGCTCCGGCTCCGGCCCGGCGATCCCGCCGCCGGCCCCGACGCCGAGGCGTTCTCGACAACCGAAGGAGAAGTCCATGCCCATCCTGCGCGATGACTGCCGTGCCAACCGAGTCACCGACGACGACCGGACGATCGAGCTGGCGGGCGTGGTGCTCCGCGGACACCTGATCTCCCAGGCGACCTTCGACTACGCCACCGAGAACGCGCCCACGATCGCGGACCTGCGGCGCACCGTCGGGCACCTGGCGCGCGGACCGCTGAACCGGACCCTGCGCCGCTCCCCCGTGCCCGGCGCCCGCAGCTCGTGGCTGCCCGGACCGCCGACGGTGACCCTGCACCTGCGCGAGGAGCCCCTGGAACCCTCGTCGACGGTGGCGTGGCTGCAGGAGCAGCGCGAGCACGCCGGCGGCGACCGCGGCCTGGTCTCGGTCTCGCGGGCGCACCGCACCGACGGGCGCACCCTGGTCACCGTGCAGTACCCGCACACCGCCGCGGACGGCGGCGCGATGTACGCCGCACTGCTGGCCGCCTCGCGCGGCCTGAGCGGCGCGCGCACCCCCGACGAGCGGGCGCGCGCACCGCGGATCACCGACGACCTGGTGGACTCCGGGCGCCAGTTCCGCCGCCTGATCCGGACGGTGCGCGAGCGCGAGGCGCCGCGCACGCCGGTCCCGGCGGTCGAGCGTCCCGCCCCCGGCGGCGCTCCGGCCGGGGACGGCCCCACCCCGCTCGTCGTGGCCCTGTCCACCACCGGGACCGCGTGGAAGGCGGCGGCGAAAGCCCGGTCCGCCAGTGGGAACACGCTTCTCGTGGCGTTCATGACGGACCTGCTGTTGAGCACCGAGCGGTACGCCGGGATCGACGCGGTGCCCACCAACATCCCGATCGACGTGCGCGCGGAGGGCTCCCGCGATGCGAACAACACCGCGTCGGTGACCGTCGCCGTCACCAGGGACGCGATCGAGGGCGATCTGGCGGGCCTGCACGCGACGATCAAGGCGGCCCTCGTCGCGAGCGGCAACCGGCCGGGCACGCAGCGGCGCTCGACGCCGCTGGAGGTGGCCGCGCACTTCATCCCCGACGCCCTGGTGGACCGGCTGGCCGGGCCGCACCCGCTGTCGATGCTCACGTGCTCGAACATGGGCGCCGTCGATCCGGACTTCCCGTCGCTGTTCGGGCCGGCGGCCGACCGGATCCTGATGGTGGCCGCGCCCACCCCGGTCACCCCGGAGCGGCTCGCGCGCGGCGGTGGCGGGCTGGCCGCGTGGCTCGACATCGTCGGGGACACGCTCACGCTCAGCGTGGTCTGCCTGGATCCGCTCGTCTTCGCCGATGCCGCCGACGCGCAGCGGCACCTCGCGGCGACCGCCGAGCGGTTCGGGATCGCCCCCGAGTTCTGGAACATCTGAGGAGGAACGATGATCGGTGCAGCACTGGATGATTGGCGTCCTCCGCAGGGAACCCTGATCGACTTCACGGCCACGGTCGGCGCGGGCGAGCAGCCCGCGGACGTCGGGCCCACCTTCCTGCAGGCCGAGCACCTCGCCGCGGCCGAGAAGGCCGAACGGCACACGGCCTACATCGGATTCGCGGCCGACGTGCGGGGCCGGGCGGACGTCGCCGCGCTCACCGCGGCCGTGACCGACTTCGTGCGCGCCCACGAGTCACTGCGCACCCGGTTCGTGCGAGCGGGTGACGGCTGGGAGCGGCTCGTCACGCCGGCCGAGGCGATCACCGTCGCCGCCGTCGACGCGGGCCCGGCGCCGGACGGCCCGGAGCTCACGGCGCGGCTGCGGGGACGCTTCTCGGAGGAGGCGACCGCGTGGCGGGTGCCCGGCGCGGTGATCGGTGCGATCGCCGGGGAGGACTCCTTCGGCCTGTACGTCGCGGCCGATCACAGCGCCACCGATGGCGCGTCGCTGCTGCTCGGGCTCAACGAGATCATCGTGCGCTACCGGGCGCACCGCGAGGGCACGAGCGCCCCGCTCCCGTCCGCGCTCGCCCCGCACTCGCACGTCGCGCGCACCGAGCGCGACCGCACCGCGGCGACCGATCCCTCGGACCCCGCCCTGCAGGTCTGGCGCCGCGCGTTCACGGCCACCGGCGGCGGGCTCGAGCGGCTGCCGATCGACACGGGCCTCGAGCCGGGCGCATCGGCACCCGTGCAGGCCCTGCACCACCGGCTGCTCGACACGGACCAGGTCGCCGCGCTCGAGGCCTCGGTCGCCCCCGCGCGCCTGTCGGCGGCGCTCTACGCGGCCCTCGCCATCACCGACCACGCGCGCACCGGATCCGACACCTGGATGCGGGTCGTGGTCCAGGACCTGCGCCGCGAGTTCAGTTCCCCCGATGCGGATCTGAGCCTCACGCAGGGCTGGGTCGTCGGCTTCGCCCCGCTGCTGCTCGAAGGCCTGGCGGACAAGGAGCCCGCGCAGGTGATCGCCGACGCCGGGGAGGCCGTGCGCGCCGCGCGCCGGGCCGGCGCGATCCCCACCGCCGCCGCCCTCGGCGTCCTGTTCGCGGAGGGCACCGTCGACCCGGCCGCGGTCACCCGGCCCCCGCTCATCTCCTACCTCGATGCGCGGCCGGTGGCGTCGGCGCTGCCCGAGGTCGCCTCGTCGATGATGTTCCCGGGGGACGGGAGCACCGCGAACGTCTCGCTCTGGCTCACCCGGGAGTCCGGCGGCCTCGAGATCGGCGCGCAGTGCCCCGACACCGCGACCGCCACGGCGGAGGTCGCCCGGTACGCGGAGGACCTGCGGGCGACGTTGGCGACCTTCGGGTGACCGCGCGC
Proteins encoded in this window:
- a CDS encoding condensation domain-containing protein — encoded protein: MIGAALDDWRPPQGTLIDFTATVGAGEQPADVGPTFLQAEHLAAAEKAERHTAYIGFAADVRGRADVAALTAAVTDFVRAHESLRTRFVRAGDGWERLVTPAEAITVAAVDAGPAPDGPELTARLRGRFSEEATAWRVPGAVIGAIAGEDSFGLYVAADHSATDGASLLLGLNEIIVRYRAHREGTSAPLPSALAPHSHVARTERDRTAATDPSDPALQVWRRAFTATGGGLERLPIDTGLEPGASAPVQALHHRLLDTDQVAALEASVAPARLSAALYAALAITDHARTGSDTWMRVVVQDLRREFSSPDADLSLTQGWVVGFAPLLLEGLADKEPAQVIADAGEAVRAARRAGAIPTAAALGVLFAEGTVDPAAVTRPPLISYLDARPVASALPEVASSMMFPGDGSTANVSLWLTRESGGLEIGAQCPDTATATAEVARYAEDLRATLATFG
- a CDS encoding MFS transporter; protein product: MTAAATRAQPRMSDGAAAALLGVGLLVLFMATVDVTIANIALPSIQRDLGLSPARGIWIAEAYALSFAAFLIPGGALGDRVGPRAAMLGGISVFTLASIVVAASSALPVLLAGRVFQGACAAMIVPQVTAMVKQILPGSWRARALSAVSATSVAAILLGPLVGGGLLAIDAFGIGWRAVFYVNVPIGVLAVVVLLAAPFPARPRAEDGADPLDWVGLALMVVAITVALLAFSGQAGTTELVLFATLAVAGSGFLAWERHLLRSGSALRPIVDPDLFASPNFRWGVIIQLFGQAAIGGFYLCFTLYLQDGLELPPLRAGALLVPAGCGALGGIALGMVLARVPARLLIIAGVSATAVGFSAMFASMVAGLDGSLPLVITSTVAAAGLGLCAAPALGVVLTDIPGARAATATAVFAVCQQTGSALGTGVLGTLYARMSEGGSARTAFSATVLLCAVLTALCAVFALRLRPGDPAAGPDAEAFSTTEGEVHAHPAR